The region CGGGGGATATCAAATTGTTGCTCACGGCGGACATCCTGCTCGACTACCCCATGCCTAGCTTTGTCGGAATTCCCGTCAGGTTGTCCATCACCGGGCTGACGtttgatggggtgggggtgcTGGCCAAGATTAGGAAGAGGGTTCACTTTTGTTTCCTCAGTCCGGAGGACGCGGTCGCTGCTGTTGGACAGGGGGAGAATGaagttgatggtggggagggggataaaCAAACTGGTTTCAAGTCACCGCCaggtggtgggaatgggcTGGGGGCGACAAAACTGGGCGGGTTGCTGCAGGAGATTAGAGTCGAGAGTGAGATCGGTCAGCGGGAGAGCGGGAAACAGAGCTTGAAGAATGTAGgcaaggtggagaggtttgTGCTGGAGCaggtgaggaggatatttgaggaggagtttgtgtATCCTAGTTATTGGACGTTTTTGGTATGATTAATAGGCCTGTCACTAATCAAGATGATTGGAGGTCACCGAAGCATCGTGGACCTGGATTGATGGAATCTTTCATTCGTTAGAGGGTAGCCTTGAAACCCTGATACGCAGAGTTGATGTCCAGCTCCAACTCCCTCGCCTGGTCCTCGCTCAGCTCTTCCGTAGCCTTCATCTGGTTGAGCGTAATCAGCCACTGGACAATCTTGCCTCTGTTTTCAAAGTCCCTATCCGTCACCTTGTTCGCAGACTGAATCACATCCGTCAGCAGAGGATGCAACTGGTCCTTTGCCAGCAAGCCCAGCTTCAACGCATCCAAAAACGTGATGAAGTCCTGCGTCGCCTCCAGAATGAGCTGTCCACTAGGGTTTTTACCACCCGAGTTTTCAGATTTGGAACCatttcctccaccaccgctgccgcCTCCGTGGTGTCCAGCAGATGCGTCCACTGTTGTGGAGGGCATCCCCACGCGAATGCGCTCTGTGGCGCGGGGCACTTCAAGATCCCATTCTGCTTTGAATTCCTCCAGTCCGACAAAGGCGCGGGCGACTGCTTCATCGGCGACCAGGGACTTGTATTGTTTGAGAGAGCGCTCGCATATTTCGGTGTAGTCTGCTTCGGGGATGGCGTCCTTGAGGAAGGCCCTTTCGAGCTCGTCGAGGGTGACTATGATGCTGAAGATTTCGGCGAGGGAGTCTTGAAGGTCACGCTCAGCGCGGGTGTCGGCTAGTTTCACTTCCTGGCATCGGAGGCAAAAGTCAGCAGTTGtcgtgttgatggtgatggtgctcaacagcaacatgtTGGCAACAGGTGCGGGGCAGATTGGACATCAAGGT is a window of Podospora pseudopauciseta strain CBS 411.78 chromosome 1, whole genome shotgun sequence DNA encoding:
- the VPS28 gene encoding Vacuolar protein-sorting-associated protein 28 (COG:U; EggNog:ENOG503NV62) → MLNRQPYAPTPHSYVPNSTLSATINLDEEVKLADTRAERDLQDSLAEIFSIIVTLDELERAFLKDAIPEADYTEICERSLKQYKSLVADEAVARAFVGLEEFKAEWDLEVPRATERIRVGMPSTTVDASAGHHGGGSGGGGNGSKSENSGGKNPSGQLILEATQDFITFLDALKLGLLAKDQLHPLLTDVIQSANKVTDRDFENRGKIVQWLITLNQMKATEELSEDQARELELDINSAYQGFKATL